The sequence below is a genomic window from Brooklawnia cerclae.
CGGAGTCGATGTCGCCGCGGAGTTCCCCGGCCTCGTGGGCATCGGCGTACATCGCGGCGGCTACGGCCCGCCGAGGGGCCAGCCAGCGCTCGCGGATGGCGTCGGCGAGCGCGGTATCGGTCTGGGCTTCGGCGATCAGTCCGCGGAGCGTGCGTCCGCCCGGGGTGGTCTGGAGGAAGTCGGTCAGGGCGGTCATCTGGGCGATGATCGTGTCGCGGAACGGCAGGCCGGTGACCGGCTGGATGAGCGGTTCAGCCTCGGCGAGGAAGGCGTCCATGATGATCGCGGCCTTCTTGGGCCAGCGCCGGTAGATCGCGGTCTTGCTGGTGCAGGCTTGCTCGGCGATGGCGTCGAGGGTCACCGCGGTGTACCCGCGCTCGTCGACGAGGTGGAGGGCGGCAGCCATGATCGCGGCGTCGAGGGTGTCGTCGCGGGGTCGGCCCACGGCGCGGGTCCCGGCGTTCATCGCACCCCGTAGCGCTCGCCCTGCACGAGGTCGCCGAGCGGCGCGAGTGCGGCCAGCGCCTCAGCCGGAAGGGTCAGGGCCGAGGCGGCTAGGTTCTCGTCCACTCGCTCCGGGCGGGTCGTGCCGGGGATGGTGACGATCGGGATGCCGAGCCGCTCGCTCTGGGCGTAGACCCAGGCCAGCGCCACGGCGGCCGGGCGCAGGCCGAGGTCGTCGGCGAAGCGCCGGACGCCGGCGACGATGGCTTCGTTCGCGTCGCCAGCCTCGCCGACGAAGCGGGTGTTGTGGGCGCGGAAGTCGCTCGGCGACAGTGCGGAGCGGTCGACGGTGCCGGTCAGGAAGCCGCGGCCGAGGGGGGAGAAGGCGACCAGGCCCACGCCGAGCTCCGCCATGACGGGGGCGAGCGCTTCGGGGTCGCGGGTCCACAGCGAGTACTCGCTCTCCATCACCGCGATCGGGTGCACGGCGCAGGCTCGGCGCAGCTGGTCTGCGTCGAACTCCGAGACGCCAAGGTGCCGCACTTTGCCGGTCGCGACGAGCTCGGACATCGCGCCGACGGTCTCCTCAATGGACGCGTCCTCGGGCGGGCGGTGGCAGTAGAGGATGTCGATCTCGTCCACGCCCAGGCGTACCAGCGACGCATCGCAGCTCGCCTTCACGTACCCGGCCTGTCCGCGGAACGCTTGCTGGTAGTGACCCATGCTACGGTCGATGCCGAACTTCGTCGCGATCGTCGCCTGCTCACGCCGGTCGTGGACGGCGCGGCCGACCAGGACCTCGTTGTGGCCCAGGCCGTAGACGGCGGCGGTGTCCAGGAGGCTCACTCCGAGGTCGAGCGCGCGGTGGATGGTCGCCACCGAGCGATCCCAGTCTGCAGCGCCGTAGGTGCCGCTCATCCCCATGCACCCCAGCCCCAGTCGGCTGAGTTCCAAGCCGTCGCCCACGCTCACCGTCGATGCCATCGCGGCTCCTTTCCTCGTCACGAGTCGGT
It includes:
- a CDS encoding TetR/AcrR family transcriptional regulator; the encoded protein is MNAGTRAVGRPRDDTLDAAIMAAALHLVDERGYTAVTLDAIAEQACTSKTAIYRRWPKKAAIIMDAFLAEAEPLIQPVTGLPFRDTIIAQMTALTDFLQTTPGGRTLRGLIAEAQTDTALADAIRERWLAPRRAVAAAMYADAHEAGELRGDIDSGALVDALYGPLYFRLLLGHAPIDHAFIAQTVDTVLGGMKAH
- a CDS encoding aldo/keto reductase; this translates as MASTVSVGDGLELSRLGLGCMGMSGTYGAADWDRSVATIHRALDLGVSLLDTAAVYGLGHNEVLVGRAVHDRREQATIATKFGIDRSMGHYQQAFRGQAGYVKASCDASLVRLGVDEIDILYCHRPPEDASIEETVGAMSELVATGKVRHLGVSEFDADQLRRACAVHPIAVMESEYSLWTRDPEALAPVMAELGVGLVAFSPLGRGFLTGTVDRSALSPSDFRAHNTRFVGEAGDANEAIVAGVRRFADDLGLRPAAVALAWVYAQSERLGIPIVTIPGTTRPERVDENLAASALTLPAEALAALAPLGDLVQGERYGVR